The Vibrio tubiashii genome includes a window with the following:
- a CDS encoding sensor domain-containing phosphodiesterase codes for MVRTTSVNNSLSVETINDTLSLDGQDLLNKATLELQQYSNSFCTCIIELDQFTNRSTLLASSSGVKLQRDDYLAPLTHSTCTFVIKSNQDYIVCDSDAKTLHPNEQYISEHDIESYLAIPLKTSNGEVLGILLSAYTRALDPNTREELIYNHKLFANIVTHNLKSKWLTARSETLVDQLSYEVSHDNLTGLLNRSYLSDKLERLSQTQNIPFTLAYLDIDNFKSINDLYGNYIGDQLIKFVANTIKEAIKDEQFAFRIAGDEFAFITQASDPFKVCYTIIKSLEKGYQDPSHKIKFTASIGLAKNNNQSLSADQIILNASLALKDCKQSRHVHVQCYDTHLSAQYYRKALIIDALRTELAKESISDSELYVAVQPIVERDNNQWEYFEVLARWQSHALGTISPLEFIDAAEQSGLIVELGEHIVELACKAKLALEKGLGHGVRLSLNCSAHELHNSSRYLQHLLDTIKHYGFKPDEFTIELTETVLLSQTEEVKKILNKLRFLGFKVALDDFGTGYSSLNYIHSYPIDCIKIDATFIRNMHTNETAERVVWLIVQLAKQLNLSLVAEGVEDQEALDKLYDMGCSQIQGYYFSKPDKPQNIINQNFERIAQQQQVSNG; via the coding sequence ATGGTTAGGACAACGTCAGTGAATAACTCGTTAAGCGTCGAGACGATTAACGATACACTTAGCCTCGATGGGCAAGATCTACTTAATAAAGCTACGTTGGAGCTTCAGCAATACTCGAACTCATTTTGTACATGTATTATAGAGCTTGATCAGTTCACCAACCGATCAACGCTCCTCGCCTCTTCTAGCGGAGTAAAGCTGCAGCGCGACGATTATCTCGCGCCGCTGACTCACAGCACTTGCACCTTTGTGATTAAGTCTAATCAGGACTACATCGTCTGCGATTCGGATGCTAAAACGTTACACCCTAACGAACAATATATTTCTGAACATGATATCGAGTCGTATCTGGCAATTCCCCTTAAAACCAGTAATGGTGAGGTTCTAGGAATCTTGCTCTCTGCTTATACTCGCGCTTTAGACCCCAATACCAGAGAGGAGCTTATATACAACCACAAGCTGTTTGCCAATATTGTCACTCACAACCTTAAGTCGAAATGGCTAACGGCACGTTCGGAGACACTGGTTGATCAACTCAGTTATGAAGTATCCCACGACAATCTCACTGGGCTACTTAACAGAAGTTATCTCTCAGATAAGCTTGAGAGACTGAGCCAAACGCAAAACATTCCCTTTACGCTCGCCTATTTGGACATTGATAACTTCAAATCGATTAATGATTTATATGGTAACTATATTGGCGATCAACTGATAAAGTTTGTTGCCAATACCATCAAGGAAGCAATAAAAGACGAGCAATTCGCCTTTCGAATTGCTGGGGATGAGTTTGCCTTTATTACCCAAGCTAGCGATCCTTTTAAAGTTTGCTATACCATCATCAAAAGTCTAGAAAAGGGTTACCAAGATCCTTCGCACAAAATTAAGTTCACAGCGAGCATTGGCTTGGCAAAAAACAACAACCAAAGCCTATCCGCCGACCAAATTATTCTTAATGCCAGTTTAGCTTTGAAGGATTGTAAGCAGTCTCGTCATGTGCACGTGCAATGTTACGATACCCATCTAAGCGCCCAATACTATCGCAAAGCCCTAATCATCGATGCACTCAGAACAGAGCTCGCTAAAGAGTCGATTAGTGATAGCGAACTTTATGTTGCGGTGCAGCCGATTGTTGAACGTGACAATAATCAATGGGAGTATTTTGAAGTGCTCGCCCGTTGGCAAAGCCATGCTCTTGGGACAATTTCGCCGCTAGAGTTCATTGATGCCGCAGAACAATCTGGCCTTATTGTCGAGCTGGGTGAGCACATCGTAGAGTTAGCCTGTAAAGCCAAGTTAGCACTGGAAAAAGGATTGGGGCATGGCGTTCGTCTGAGCCTCAATTGCTCGGCGCACGAACTGCACAATTCGAGTCGCTACTTACAGCACCTACTCGACACCATAAAGCACTATGGTTTTAAACCCGATGAGTTCACCATCGAGCTGACAGAGACGGTGCTGCTATCGCAAACTGAGGAAGTGAAAAAGATACTCAACAAGCTGAGGTTTCTTGGCTTTAAAGTGGCGCTCGATGACTTTGGTACTGGATATTCAAGTCTGAATTATATCCATAGCTACCCAATCGACTGCATCAAGATAGACGCGACCTTTATTCGCAATATGCATACCAATGAAACCGCCGAGCGAGTGGTGTGGCTTATCGTCCAACTTGCCAAGCAATTGAACCTCTCTTTGGTTGCGGAAGGTGTTGAGGATCAAGAAGCACTAGATAAGCTTTATGATATGGGGTGTAGTCAGATTCAGGGTTACTACTTCTCAAAGCCTGATAAACCGCAAAACATCATCAATCAAAACTTTGAACGCATAGCCCAGCAGCAGCAAGTGTCTAACGGATAG
- a CDS encoding nicotinate-nicotinamide nucleotide adenylyltransferase → MSKIAVFGSAFNPPSLGHKSVIESLTHFDRVLLLPSIAHAWGKQMLDYNARCELVDAFIEDLQVKNVERSTIEESLYSPKSSVTTYAVLEALEAKYPDSELTFVMGPDNLLSFAKFYKAEEIVNRWSLLCCPEKVQVRSTDIRNGLKQGSDVSTLVTPKVLRKLREKEYY, encoded by the coding sequence ATGAGCAAAATTGCTGTATTTGGAAGCGCTTTTAACCCACCAAGCCTGGGCCATAAAAGCGTGATTGAGTCTTTAACCCATTTTGATCGAGTTCTTTTGCTGCCAAGCATTGCTCACGCATGGGGTAAACAGATGTTGGACTACAATGCACGATGCGAGCTGGTTGACGCTTTTATTGAAGACTTACAAGTGAAGAACGTAGAGCGATCTACGATTGAAGAGTCTCTCTATTCACCGAAAAGCAGTGTAACGACTTATGCCGTACTTGAAGCATTAGAGGCTAAGTACCCAGACAGCGAACTCACCTTTGTTATGGGGCCAGATAACCTGCTTAGCTTTGCTAAATTTTATAAAGCGGAAGAGATCGTCAATCGTTGGTCTCTATTATGCTGCCCTGAGAAAGTACAAGTGAGAAGTACGGATATTCGCAACGGACTTAAACAAGGCAGTGATGTCTCAACGTTGGTTACACCAAAAGTATTACGCAAATTGCGCGAAAAGGAGTATTATTAA
- the nadE gene encoding ammonia-dependent NAD(+) synthetase, translated as MEQLIRDEMRVLPSIDPHFEITRRVDFIKRKLQESGCKSLVLGISGGVDSTTCGRLAQLAVDQLNEESKGGYQFIAVRLPYGEQKDEDEAQLALQFIQPSHSVSVNIKAGVDGLHAASHTALEGTGLLPEDKAKVDFVKGNVKARARMVAQYEIAGYVGGLVIGTDHSAENITGFYTKFGDGACDLAPLFGLSKRQVREVAATLGAPELLVKKVPTADLEELDPQKADEDALNLTYEQIDDFLEGKPVSAEVTERLVHIYKVTQHKRQPIPTIYD; from the coding sequence ATGGAACAGTTGATTCGCGATGAAATGCGCGTTCTGCCGTCGATCGATCCTCATTTTGAGATAACACGTCGTGTCGACTTTATTAAGCGAAAACTTCAAGAATCAGGATGCAAATCTCTGGTTCTCGGTATCAGTGGTGGTGTTGACTCAACAACGTGTGGTCGATTAGCGCAGCTAGCTGTTGACCAATTAAATGAAGAGTCTAAAGGTGGCTACCAATTTATCGCAGTTCGACTGCCTTATGGCGAACAGAAAGACGAAGATGAAGCACAGCTTGCTCTTCAGTTTATTCAGCCGTCTCATTCGGTTTCCGTTAATATTAAAGCAGGTGTCGATGGCCTTCACGCGGCAAGCCACACAGCGCTAGAAGGGACTGGGCTACTTCCTGAAGATAAAGCCAAAGTCGATTTTGTAAAAGGGAATGTTAAAGCCCGTGCGCGAATGGTCGCTCAATACGAAATCGCGGGTTATGTCGGTGGTTTAGTGATTGGTACTGACCATTCTGCCGAAAACATTACTGGCTTCTACACCAAATTTGGCGACGGTGCCTGTGACCTTGCTCCTCTGTTTGGTCTAAGCAAACGCCAAGTGCGTGAAGTCGCTGCGACTCTAGGTGCGCCAGAGTTGTTGGTCAAGAAGGTGCCTACCGCGGATTTAGAAGAGCTAGACCCACAAAAAGCGGACGAAGATGCGCTTAACCTTACCTATGAACAGATTGATGATTTCTTAGAGGGTAAACCCGTATCTGCTGAAGTGACCGAACGCTTAGTTCACATCTACAAAGTGACTCAGCATAAGCGTCAACCAATACCAACCATTTACGATTAA
- a CDS encoding 1-acyl-sn-glycerol-3-phosphate acyltransferase, with the protein MTTNTDPFIEIRPYNDDEIPAAIDRLVNDEEFISAILQHRFSNHAGWFKTLMSPMVKIYLKMKWSKLNSVETIQLEVKKYLDQTLKTTTKGVTYSGLENLDPEQAYLFVSNHRDIAMDPALVNYGLFQSGHKTVRIAIGDNLLKKPCATELMKLNKSFIVKRSAKGPREMMKALGTLSGYIKHSLETGHSIWIAQKEGRAKDGNDFTDPAILKMFHVEGRKQKLSFPEYIKSLKIVPVAISYENDPCDIAKAIELHAKDSVGSYEKGEFEDIESIIQGIVGEKGHVHVAFGDVIDQDFETPEALAEEIDRQVHANYKLFPINQLAAGNEDVGEDVKATLADKLNLLPQDAQPFLVASYANPVKNRP; encoded by the coding sequence ATGACGACAAACACAGACCCATTTATTGAAATTCGTCCTTACAACGATGACGAAATTCCGGCGGCAATTGACCGCTTAGTTAACGATGAAGAATTCATCAGTGCGATTTTACAGCACCGCTTTTCTAACCATGCAGGTTGGTTTAAGACCTTAATGTCTCCAATGGTTAAGATCTACCTTAAGATGAAATGGTCAAAACTGAACTCAGTTGAGACGATTCAATTAGAAGTAAAGAAGTATCTTGATCAAACGCTTAAAACCACGACTAAAGGTGTCACTTACAGCGGGCTAGAAAATCTAGATCCTGAGCAAGCGTATCTTTTTGTTTCTAATCACCGTGATATCGCGATGGATCCGGCACTTGTTAACTATGGTCTGTTCCAAAGCGGTCATAAAACCGTGCGCATTGCGATTGGTGATAACCTACTGAAAAAGCCTTGCGCGACAGAGCTAATGAAGCTCAACAAAAGCTTTATTGTTAAGCGCTCGGCAAAAGGCCCGCGTGAAATGATGAAGGCATTAGGAACGCTGTCTGGCTACATCAAGCATTCGCTAGAAACTGGCCATTCAATTTGGATTGCACAAAAAGAAGGTCGCGCGAAAGATGGCAACGACTTTACTGATCCGGCGATCCTAAAAATGTTTCATGTGGAAGGGCGCAAACAAAAGCTTTCATTCCCTGAGTACATTAAATCTTTGAAAATTGTGCCAGTTGCCATCTCTTATGAGAATGACCCTTGTGATATTGCCAAAGCGATTGAACTGCACGCTAAAGATTCGGTAGGAAGCTACGAGAAAGGCGAGTTCGAAGATATCGAAAGTATTATCCAAGGCATCGTGGGTGAAAAAGGTCATGTGCATGTCGCGTTTGGTGATGTGATTGACCAAGACTTCGAAACGCCAGAAGCATTAGCCGAAGAGATTGATCGTCAAGTACATGCAAACTACAAGTTGTTCCCAATTAATCAGCTTGCAGCAGGTAACGAAGATGTCGGTGAAGATGTGAAAGCGACATTGGCTGACAAACTCAATTTATTACCGCAAGACGCGCAGCCATTTTTAGTGGCCAGTTACGCGAATCCGGTCAAGAATCGCCCTTAG
- a CDS encoding AraC family transcriptional regulator: protein MHHAISFHSELNEFLICTPRKKSLKHQLISVKQGLVLVKLGKLEYAVEAGQSFWLPFDTLTSLTYTPNTIVNSVSVSSRVVAAFPKQGGYIQAGELLSALLNRLESLNGYYERQIDLLKVVQSELTTLKPELKETRYTKQINQWQADKESSLSNELKLVLRVREANKQMQSGKKRPMVVESLFDGNDALLASLEQTILGREIT from the coding sequence ATGCACCACGCTATATCTTTTCATTCAGAACTCAATGAATTTCTTATATGTACACCGCGTAAGAAGTCGTTAAAGCATCAACTTATCAGCGTTAAGCAAGGCTTGGTGTTAGTCAAACTTGGAAAATTGGAATATGCCGTGGAAGCAGGTCAGTCGTTCTGGCTACCGTTTGACACACTTACCTCGCTCACTTACACGCCCAATACCATCGTTAATTCTGTCAGTGTTTCTTCTCGCGTTGTAGCCGCATTTCCTAAACAGGGTGGTTATATCCAAGCAGGGGAGCTCCTGTCAGCGCTGTTGAACCGTCTAGAAAGTCTCAATGGCTACTACGAGCGTCAAATAGACCTGCTTAAAGTCGTACAAAGCGAACTCACGACGCTAAAGCCTGAGCTAAAAGAGACTCGATACACAAAGCAGATTAATCAGTGGCAAGCCGATAAAGAGTCCTCGCTTTCCAATGAACTCAAGTTAGTACTGCGAGTCCGAGAAGCCAACAAGCAGATGCAATCCGGTAAGAAACGCCCGATGGTTGTTGAATCTTTGTTTGATGGCAATGATGCTTTACTGGCAAGTCTTGAACAAACAATCCTAGGTCGTGAAATAACATAA
- a CDS encoding methyl-accepting chemotaxis protein, with amino-acid sequence MKFSHKIVAASSVLLLATVTLLTLQQYHTVKNEIKTQVTSSVTEIVDGVRNTTAAEINGRKAIAEYATSMLEVDLSPDAVTSVITRPIVKDTFLLAGLGFESDGSNINNDPSWNPGPTWDPRVRPWYIDAKNSGKLVITAPYADSATGEILVSIATPVRENGQFIGAIFYDVSLAALAEVVNKVQLFNAGYVFIVAGDGTTIAHPTTELNGKPMSDFLGNAPIQDDPQQAMIDGKAYTLDFSKVPGEDWYIGVVLDEEVAYQSLADLRNSSIIYTIIALVISIVILLILIKTLMRPLDTLGDAIQDVATGQGDLTKRLDTNTDQEFSTLASGFNEFTGTLQQLITQSKAIGEEILRGSEMTSMGLQESASAMQDQLHELEQLATAMHEMATTSGDVANNAQGAAAAAREADEATSTGTAVVSETTHAIDNLSQKIDEAVEEVKVLESATDNIETILKVINDIADQTNLLALNAAIEAARAGESGRGFAVVADEVRTLAQRTQESTTEIRNMIEQLQAGASSVSNAMNMSKSTATSAVERAQEANVALERIRDAIQQISDMNIQIASAAEEQSLVAEEINGNTVKIKDLSTQVADAAENANIAMQAQTENIREQDSILNKFTV; translated from the coding sequence ATGAAATTCAGCCATAAGATTGTGGCCGCTTCGTCTGTCTTGCTTTTAGCGACTGTCACCCTTCTAACCTTGCAACAATATCACACCGTTAAAAACGAAATTAAGACGCAAGTAACCTCAAGCGTTACGGAAATCGTAGACGGCGTTCGAAACACTACCGCCGCAGAAATCAATGGACGTAAAGCCATCGCTGAGTACGCCACCAGCATGCTCGAAGTTGACCTATCTCCTGACGCTGTCACTTCTGTCATTACCCGCCCTATCGTTAAAGACACCTTTTTATTGGCAGGCCTTGGCTTTGAGAGTGATGGTTCAAATATAAACAATGATCCTTCTTGGAATCCCGGACCTACTTGGGACCCAAGGGTAAGACCTTGGTACATTGACGCTAAAAACTCAGGAAAGCTCGTTATTACCGCCCCTTACGCCGACTCAGCCACAGGTGAAATATTGGTTTCAATTGCCACTCCAGTCCGAGAGAACGGCCAGTTTATAGGTGCGATATTTTATGACGTGAGTCTTGCAGCACTGGCTGAAGTCGTGAACAAAGTGCAACTGTTCAACGCAGGCTATGTGTTTATTGTCGCCGGTGATGGTACCACCATTGCCCATCCAACCACTGAGTTGAACGGTAAACCTATGTCAGACTTCTTGGGCAATGCACCCATCCAAGATGATCCACAACAAGCTATGATTGACGGCAAAGCCTACACACTCGACTTTTCTAAAGTGCCAGGTGAAGACTGGTACATTGGTGTGGTACTAGACGAAGAAGTGGCGTATCAATCATTAGCCGATCTTCGCAATAGCTCAATTATCTACACCATTATCGCCTTAGTGATTAGTATTGTGATTCTACTTATTCTGATTAAGACCTTGATGCGCCCACTAGATACTTTAGGTGATGCCATTCAGGATGTCGCGACAGGTCAAGGTGATTTAACCAAACGACTCGATACCAACACCGATCAAGAATTCTCGACTCTGGCTTCAGGGTTTAATGAGTTCACAGGAACCTTACAGCAACTGATCACGCAATCGAAAGCGATTGGGGAAGAGATATTACGTGGATCAGAAATGACCTCTATGGGGCTGCAAGAGTCCGCTTCCGCAATGCAAGACCAATTGCACGAATTAGAGCAGCTCGCTACCGCCATGCATGAAATGGCTACCACCTCTGGGGATGTCGCCAATAATGCTCAAGGTGCCGCTGCAGCCGCTCGTGAAGCCGATGAAGCTACTAGCACAGGTACAGCGGTTGTCAGTGAAACCACTCACGCGATCGACAACTTATCACAAAAAATCGACGAAGCCGTTGAAGAGGTGAAAGTCTTAGAATCCGCGACTGATAATATTGAAACCATCTTGAAGGTGATTAACGACATCGCCGATCAAACCAACCTACTCGCCCTTAACGCTGCTATTGAGGCAGCGCGTGCAGGTGAATCTGGTCGAGGGTTCGCAGTGGTTGCGGATGAGGTTCGAACCTTGGCACAACGTACTCAGGAGTCTACCACCGAGATTCGTAATATGATTGAACAGCTTCAAGCGGGTGCAAGCTCTGTTTCAAATGCGATGAACATGAGTAAGAGCACCGCCACCAGTGCCGTTGAGCGAGCTCAAGAGGCCAATGTCGCTCTGGAGCGCATCCGTGATGCGATTCAGCAGATCAGCGATATGAATATCCAAATCGCTTCTGCGGCAGAGGAACAAAGCTTGGTTGCTGAGGAAATTAATGGTAACACTGTGAAGATCAAAGATCTTTCAACTCAAGTCGCCGATGCCGCTGAGAATGCCAACATTGCTATGCAAGCACAAACAGAAAACATTCGAGAGCAGGACTCTATCTTGAATAAATTTACCGTTTAG
- a CDS encoding alpha-amylase family protein, which yields MNCSHATDVILHAFDWPYDMVEQRARQIHQAGYKYVLVSPPMKSLKRETGTKWWQRYQPQDYRVIDNQLGNTETFKSMLETLSSYGVGVYADVVFNHMANESSIRTDLKYPNASDMLDYQQSADYYQNQRLFGDLNEPIFDHDDFVEAFGIEDWEDRWQVQNGRITGGPTDPGLPTLRVCSHVIEQQQAYLKALKGMGVKGFRIDAAKHMTLEHLKQVWTEEICQDIHIFGEIITSGGATQPEYELFLQPYLAETRLGAYDFPLFQTMHDALQVDGSLKSLVDPYCFGQALSESRAITFAITHDIPNNDVFANLVMSEDQEWLGYCYLLGRDGGVPLIYTDLDTSGIVNTDKQPRWVDAWKDEKMIAAIDFHNRMHGSQMKIVEASDDLLVFSRGKEGLVIINKSKRSQTIEFKANSDWMDLLSLDSFAPQNGQCSAVVEPNTAMMLVAI from the coding sequence ATGAACTGTTCTCACGCAACTGATGTGATCTTACACGCGTTTGACTGGCCATATGACATGGTTGAACAAAGAGCGCGCCAGATCCATCAAGCGGGCTACAAGTACGTACTCGTTTCACCACCAATGAAATCATTAAAAAGGGAAACAGGTACCAAGTGGTGGCAACGCTATCAACCTCAAGATTATCGAGTGATCGATAATCAACTTGGTAATACTGAAACATTTAAAAGCATGCTGGAGACTCTATCGTCTTATGGTGTGGGTGTATACGCCGATGTGGTGTTCAACCATATGGCGAATGAATCGTCGATAAGGACAGATCTAAAGTATCCAAATGCCTCTGACATGCTCGATTACCAACAATCTGCTGATTACTATCAGAACCAGCGTTTGTTTGGAGATTTAAATGAGCCCATTTTCGATCATGACGATTTTGTCGAAGCGTTTGGAATTGAAGACTGGGAAGATCGCTGGCAAGTGCAAAATGGTCGTATCACTGGCGGTCCGACTGATCCAGGCTTACCAACGTTAAGGGTTTGCTCACACGTTATCGAGCAGCAGCAAGCTTATCTTAAAGCGCTTAAAGGTATGGGAGTCAAAGGGTTTCGCATTGACGCCGCTAAACACATGACCTTAGAGCATCTAAAACAGGTTTGGACGGAAGAGATCTGCCAAGATATTCATATCTTCGGTGAAATTATTACCAGCGGTGGTGCAACGCAGCCTGAGTACGAGTTGTTCTTGCAGCCCTATCTTGCTGAAACGCGATTGGGTGCCTATGACTTCCCGTTGTTTCAGACAATGCATGATGCGCTGCAAGTCGACGGTAGCTTAAAAAGCTTGGTCGACCCATATTGCTTCGGGCAAGCGCTGTCGGAATCGCGGGCAATTACGTTTGCCATTACCCACGATATTCCTAACAACGATGTTTTCGCAAACTTAGTCATGAGCGAAGACCAAGAGTGGCTAGGGTATTGTTACTTACTCGGGAGAGATGGCGGAGTACCACTGATATACACGGATCTTGATACTAGTGGGATCGTTAATACAGACAAGCAGCCACGCTGGGTCGATGCCTGGAAAGATGAAAAAATGATCGCCGCTATCGATTTTCATAATCGTATGCATGGTTCTCAAATGAAGATTGTTGAGGCTTCAGACGATCTATTGGTCTTTAGCCGCGGCAAAGAAGGTTTGGTGATTATTAACAAATCTAAACGCTCACAAACCATAGAGTTTAAAGCGAACTCAGATTGGATGGATTTGCTATCGCTTGATAGTTTTGCGCCACAAAACGGGCAGTGTAGCGCGGTGGTAGAGCCTAATACGGCAATGATGTTAGTAGCAATTTAA